From Medicago truncatula cultivar Jemalong A17 chromosome 7, MtrunA17r5.0-ANR, whole genome shotgun sequence, a single genomic window includes:
- the LOC25499209 gene encoding calmodulin calcium-dependent NAD kinase: MKPSFRQIVVVSSIGLILVILLHYRLKQIRDQKIIPRLRLSRTGHTPKLERFSHYVARQMGFKDRRICPDLCRLASEYISKCEGFEDDIYAYFENEPDCDSLYVKLVEEFERCILSYFGFHWNHCDILISQVLSSEIAEPKKKLKHIVMAATREQRFERVAKNLKVASVFNTLVEEMKAMGIAVNDDSQCTEVMAPVAHSDRSPVLLLMGGGMGAGKSTVLKDILKEPFWAGASGNAVVIEADAFKESDVIYRALSSTGHHDMVKTAELVHQSSTDAASSLLVTALNEGRDVIMDGTLSWVPFVVQTITMARNVHRRRYRMGVGYRVNDDGSVTENYWERIKDEEPEQVGGKKRKPYRIELVGVVCDAYLAVVRGIRRAIMSRRAVRVRSQLKSHKRFADAFMTYCHLVDNARLYCTNALEGPAKLIGWKDRDRTLLVDPDEIDCLKRVAKLNEDANSIYELYKHPNPACEAGSVWKDIVLSPSRLNIQQELKFSIQEIERFK; encoded by the exons ATGAAACCCAGCTTTAGACAGATCGTGGTAGTCTCATCTATTGGGTTGATATTGGTCATATTATTGCATTATCGACTCAAACAGATTAGAGATCAAAAGATCATCCCTCGTTTAAGATTATCACGTACAGGTCACACCCCAAAGCTTGAAAGGTTCTCTCATTACGTAG CTAGGCAAATGGGGTTCAAGGATAGGAGAATTTGTCCTGATCTATGTAGATTGGCTTCTGAATACATAAGCAAATGTGAGGGGTTTGAAGATGATATATATGCCTACTTTGAGAATGAACCAGATTGTGATTCACTTTATGTGAAGCTGGTGGAGGAGTTTGAGAGATGCATTCTTAGTTACTTTGGATTTCATTGGAATCATTGTGATATATTGATAAGTCAG GTTTTGAGCTCAGAAATTGCAGAGCCTAAAAAGAAGTTAAAGCACATAGTTATGGCAGCTACTAG GGAACAAAGGTTCGAGAGAGTCGCCAAGAATCTGAAGGTGGCAAGTGTTTTTAATACATTAGTAGAAGAGATGAAAGCAATGGGAATTGCAGTAAATGATGACTCTCAATGTACAGAGGTAATGGCTCCCGTAGCTCACAGTGATAGGAGCCCAGTCCTACTTCTGATGGGAGGAGGTATGGGAGCTGGCAAGAGCACTGTACTCAAGGATATTCTCAAAGA ACCTTTCTGGGCAGGAGCATCAGGAAATGCAGTAGTCATTGAAGCAGATGCCTTCAAAGAATCAGATGTCATCTATAGGGCACTTAGCTCAACAGGCCATCATGACATGGTTAAGACAGCTGAGTTG GTACACCAATCATCTACAGATGCAGCGTCATCCCTCCTAGTAACAGCACTAAATGAAGGTCGTGACGTAATTATGGATGGCACACTCTCCTGGGTACCATTTGTTGTGCAGACAATAACAATGGCTAGGAATGTCCACCGCCGCCGTTACCGCATGGGAGTTGGCTACAGGGTGAATGATGATGGAAGCGTAACAGAAAACTATTGGGAACGAATTAAAGATGAGGAACCTGAACAGGTTGGaggaaaaaagagaaaaccaTACAGAATCGAGCTAGTTGGAGTAGTGTGTGATGCTTACCTTGCTGTTGTTAGAGGCATAAG GAGAGCTATCATGTCTAGAAGAGCTGTGAGAGTAAGATCACAATTGAAATCTCACAAGAGATTTGCTGATGCATTTATGACATATTGTCATTTAGTAGACAATGCCCGTCTATACTGCACAAATGCATTGGAAGGCCCTGCCAAG TTGATAGGTTGGAAAGATAGAGACAGGACCTTGCTGGTTGATCCAGATGAAATCGACTGTTTGAAGAGGGTTGCAAAGTTAAATGAAGATGCAAACTCCATATATGAACTCTACAAACACCCCAACCCAGCTTGTGAAGCTGGATCTGTATGGAAAGACATTGTATTATCTCCTTCAAGGCTGAACATCCAACAGGAGCTCAAATTTTCAATCCAAGAAATTGAACGCTTCAAATGA
- the LOC112416719 gene encoding putative F-box protein PP2-B12, with translation MAMFEELPEECIAIILSRTTPVDAGRLSLVCKTFHSAANFDDVWNRFLLFSVPQFMASIISHNLLLTKKAIYLALSDRGSPIIINHGKIGFYLDRKSGKKCCILAAKSLSIDRYRRFIVTTIHDSRFPEVAELRDVFSLEIRGRIDTLALSRNTQYVAYLVFKLIDAQGLENHPVELSVGVKGGLNITNVGCLDPYVRGMRFNNIKGLRRASVRNDGWLEIHMGEFFTSDLKDEEIQMSVIEKHGAYLKRGFFVEGIEVRTKKTI, from the exons ATGGCAATGTTTGAGGAACTGCCGGAAGAGTGCATTGCCATTATACTGTCTCGTACGACTCCGGTTGACGCGGGAAGACTCTCCCTCGTTTGTAAGACATTCCATTCTGCCGCCAATTTTGACGATGTATGGAACCGTTTTCTCCTCTTTTCCGTCCCCCAATTCATGGCATCTATTATTTCACACAATCTTTTGCTTACCAAAAAGGCCATCTATCTTGCCCTATCTGATCGCGGTAGCCCTATCATCATCAACCATGGTAAAATTGGCTTTTATTTAGATAGAAAGAGTGGAAAAAAGTGTTGCATCCTTGCTGCTAAATCTCTCAGCATTGATAGATACCGACGCTTCATTGTTACTACTATACATGATTCCAG GTTCCCTGAAGTTGCTGAGCTTCGTGATGTGTTTTCGCTTGAAATTCGTGGAAGGATAGACACTCTTGCCTTGTCTCGAAATACTCAGTATGTAGCTTATCTTGTGTTCAAGTTGATTGATGCTCAAGGATTGGAGAACCATCCTGTGGAGTTATCAGTTGGTGTCAAAGGTGGCCTTAATATTACTAACGTTGGCTGTTTGGATCCATATGTGAGAGGTATGCGattcaacaacataaaaggATTGCGACGTGCTAGTGTAAGAAACGATGGGTGGTTGGAGATTCATATGGGAGAGTTCTTCACTTCAGACCTTAAAGATGAAGAAATCCAGATGAGTGTTATCGAGAAGCATGGTGCGTATTTGAAGAGAGGCTTCTTTGTTGAAGGAATAGAAGTTAGGACAAAGAAGACAATTTAG
- the LOC25499210 gene encoding F-box protein PP2-B1, translating to MQADSPSFLRHSVLPPIQTKSGLVFSSFPARNSWPLSSHSPFLTKKALYLALSHAHHPIIIDHGTKGFYLDRKSGKKCYILAAKSLIIPYGALVAPNTNMPPSRFPEVVEIRNAFSLEIRGRINTLYLSRNTQYVAYLVFQMIDAQRFKNCLMRLSVGVYLGYFWNHV from the exons ATGCAGGCAGACTCTCCGTCGTTTCTAAGACATTCAGTTCTGCCGCCGATTCAGACGAAGTCTGGACTCGTTTTCTCCTCCTTTCCAGCTCGGAATTCCTGGCCTCTATCATCTCACAGTCCTTTCCTTACCAAAAAGGCTCTCTATCTTGCCCTATCTCATGCCCATCACCCTATCATCATCGACCATGGTACAAAGGGCTTTTATTTAGATAGAAAGAGTGGAAAAAAGTGTTACATTCTTGCTGCTAAATCTCTCATCATTCCTTATGGTGCTCTTGTTGCTCCTAATACTAATATGCCTCCTTCTAG GTTCCCTGAAGTTGTTGAGATTCGTAATGCGTTTTCGCTTGAAATTCGTGGAAGAATAAACACTCTTTACTTGTCCCGAAATACTCAGTATGTAGCTTATCTTGTGTTCCAGATGATTGATGCTCAACGATTTAAGAACTGTCTTATGAGGTTATCAGTTGGTGTTTACTTAGGCTATTTTTGGAACCATGTGTGA
- the LOC25499211 gene encoding cytochrome P450 94A1: MFEMLLPYLLPILLLTLPLLFFLTKPNKKSSTNTNNITIPKSYPLIGSYLSFRNVGNRRIQWLSDIIQIAPSATFNLNRPLGTRQIITGNPSTVQHILKNQFSNYQKSTLFTKTLYDLLDTGIFNTNGENWKFQRQVASHEFNTKSLRKFVEDVVDTELSDRLIPILSLSIQTKQILDFQDILQRFTFDNICKISFGFDPEYLTPSTNKTSFAKAFEDATEISGKRFRLPLPVIWKMKKCFNIGSEKRLHEAITQVREFAKKIIREKKLELKQKLSLQTEDMLSRLLSSSHFEEDFVTNIVISFILAGKDSTSAALTWFFWLLWKNPRVEEEILKEINEKSTSLDYDEVKTMVYTHAALSESMRLYPPVPMDSKEAINDDVLPDGKVVKKGTMITYHVYAMGRMESLWGEDWAEFRPERWLENDGYGKRAFVPRDPFTYPVFQAGPRICLGKEMAFMQMKRIVAGIVGKFKVVPEPHLAEHPNFISFVTSQMEGGFPVTVHKRIP, encoded by the coding sequence ATGTTTGAAATGCTTCTTCCATATCTATTACCTATTCTCTTGTTAACCCTTCCCTTACTCTTCTTCTTAACAAAACCAAACAAGAAATCTTCaaccaacaccaacaacatcacCATCCCAAAATCATACCCTCTAATTGGTTCCTACTTATCCTTCCGAAACGTTGGAAACCGCCGTATCCAATGGCTCTCTGACATCATTCAAATAGCACCCTCCGCCACTTTCAACCTCAACCGTCCCTTAGGCACCCGTCAAATCATCACCGGAAACCCATCCACCGTTCAACACATCCtcaaaaaccaattttccaATTACCAAAAAAGCACCCTCTTCACCAAAACCCTCTATGATTTATTAGACACTGGAATCTTCAATACAAACGGCGAAAATTGGAAGTTTCAACGTCAAGTAGCTAGCCACGAATTTAACACGAAATCACTCCGTAAATTCGTGGAAGATGTGGTTGACACGGAACTTTCTGACCGTTTAATCCCAATCCTTAGTTTATCAatacaaaccaaacaaatcctTGATTTCCAAGACATTCTTCAACGTTTCACGTTCGACAACATCTGCAAAATCTCATTTGGTTTCGATCCAGAGTACCTAACACCATCAACTAACAAAACAAGCTTTGCAAAAGCATTCGAAGATGCAACAGAAATAAGCGGTAAACGTTTTCGTTTACCATTACCAGTTAtatggaaaatgaaaaaatgtttcAACATAGGTTCAGAAAAACGTTTACATGAAGCAATAACACAAGTACGCGAATtcgcaaaaaaaataattcgaGAAAAAAAGCTAgagttaaaacaaaaattatcacTTCAAACTGAAGACATGTTATCGCGTTTGTTAAGTTCAAGTCATTTTGAGGAAGATTTTGTAACAAATATTGTAATAAGTTTTATATTGGCCGGAAAAGATTCAACTTCTGCAGCGTTGACGTGGTTTTTTTGGTTATTATGGAAAAATCCACGGGTCGAAGAGgaaattttgaaggaaataaatGAGAAATCTACATCTTTGGATTATGATGAAGTGAAGACAATGGTTTATACACACGCCGCGCTGAGTGAGAGTATGAGATTGTATCCACCTGTACCGATGGATAGTAAAGAAGCAATAAACGACGATGTTTTACCAGATGGAAAAGTCGTGAAAAAGGGGACTATGATTACTTATCATGTGTATGCAATGGGGAGGATGGAGAGTTTATGGGGGGAGGATTGGGCCGAGTTTAGGCCCGAAAGGTGGTTGGAGAATGATGGATATGGGAAGCGGGCTTTTGTGCCGAGAGATCCTTTTACTTATCCGGTTTTTCAGGCTGGGCCGAGGATTTGTTTGGGGAAAGAAATGGCATTTATGCAAATGAAAAGGATTGTTGCT